In Vigna unguiculata cultivar IT97K-499-35 chromosome 3, ASM411807v1, whole genome shotgun sequence, a single genomic region encodes these proteins:
- the LOC114175043 gene encoding zinc finger MYM-type protein 1-like, protein MDVNGTDRIGSGAEVLRDRRATASPTSKRIDSFFKRKACDEDEKNASTSSKIEKLHENPNIEENEKQLSKVPKITHNEFENTLERDPGKRLQIWQYPPNQIDEVRRAYLKWGPYQMRLENYPFSSKDDHPRRFQYTWFSLFPSWLEYSPLKDAAYCLPCYLFSKKPSGRPGSNVFIVTGFKNWRKVNNGKNCAFLKHIGKDPCSPHNIAVSACQDLLNQNCHIRNVLEVQSSDQIMKNRLRLKTSIDTVRFLSLQACAFRGHDESTESRNQGNFLEMIKLIASYNDEVAKVVLENASFNSKYTSPKIQKELLNILSSKVKNHIREEIGDSKFCIVVDEARDESKKEQMALVLRFVDKNGFIQERFFDIVHVKDTAAITLKNELCVVLSRHNLNVSNIRGQGYDGASNMRGEWNGFQALFLTDCPYAYYVHCFAHRLQLALVAASREVIPIHQFFSKLTFIVNIVCSSSKRHDELQATKLDEIAYLLEIDELEKGKGANQIGTLKRAGDTRWSSHFSSICSLINMYDATCLVLEKITVDGSTYSQRGDADNAYKSLTSFEFILILYLMREIMGTTDVLCQALQQQSQDIVNVMRLVCSTKGLIQNLRENGWDKLLKNVTSFCEKHDIEVPNFGASYVARQGRSRHQKDHITMEHYFKVEIFFVTIDKQLQELNSRFNDQAMELLILSSALDPKDAYKAFNIDKICTLVEKYYPMDFNEQEKINLNFQLQHFIIDARQDSNLKNLSTMQELCTCLATTKKSEVYYLIDRLLRLIMTLPDSTATTERSFSAMKIIKNKLRNKMEAEFLASTMIIYIERDIATSFSSNSIIEDFKSLKERKGAL, encoded by the exons ATGGATGTAAACGGAACGGATAGGATAGGATCAGGGGCGGAAGTACTGAGGGACAGGAGAGCCACGGCTTCCCCAAcc agtaaaagaattgattcttttttcaagaggaaggcttgtgatgaagatgaaaaaaatgcatctacatcatctaaaattgagaaacttcatgagaatccaaatattgaagaaaatgaaaaacaactctctaaggttcctaaaattacacataatgaatttgaaaatactttagaacgtgatccgggaaagcgtcttcaaatttggcaatacccaccaaatcaaattgatgaggtacgaagggcttatctaaaatggggtccatatcaaatgcGTCTAGAAAATTATCCATTTTCTAGTAAAGATGATCATCCAAGAAGATTTCAGTACACATGGTTTAGCTTATTTCCTTCATGGTTAGAGTATTCGCCATTAAAAGATGCTGCATATTGCTTACCAtgctatctttttagtaaaaaaccaaGCGGACGACCTGGCTCAaatgttttcattgttacag gttttaaaaattGGAGGAAAGTTAATAATGGAAAAAATTGTGCTTTCCTTAAACACATTGGGAAGGATCCTTGTTCACCACACAATATTGCAGTGTCTGCTTGTCAAGACTTGTTAAATCAAAATTGTCACATTAGGAATGTTTTGGAAGTGCAAAGCTCAGATCAAATTATGAAGAATCGGTTACGTCTCAAGACTTCAATCGACACAGTTCGTTTTTTATCACTTCAAGCTTGTGCTTTTAGAGGTCATGATGAAAGTACTGAATCGAGGAACCAAGGTAATTTTCTTGAGATGATAAAACTCATAGCATCATACAATGATGAAGTTGCAAAAGTTGTGTTGGAAAATGCTTCATTCAATTCCAAATATACTTCACCCAAAATTCAAAAGGAATTATTGAATATTCTTTCTAGTAAAGTGAAAAATCATATTCGTGAGGAAATTGGGGATTCCAAGTTTTGTATAGTTGTCGATGAAGCTCGTGATGAATCAAAAAAAGAGCAAATGGCTCTTGTTTTGAGATTTGTtgataaaaatggttttattcAAGAGCGATTTTTTGATATTGTGCATGTTAAAGACACTGCAGCAATAACTTTGAAGAATGAATTGTGTGTTGTACTATCTCGACATAATCTTAATGTTTCTAATATCCGTGGTCAAGGGTATGATGGTGCTAGCAATATGAGAGGAGAATGGAATGGATTTCAAGCATTATTTTTGACTGATTGTCCTTATGCATATTATGTTCATTGTTTTGCTCATCGGTTACAACTTGCCTTGGTTGCTGCATCAAGAGAAGTTATTCCAATTCAccaattcttttcaaaattgactTTCATTGTCAATATTGTTTGCTCTTCTAGTAAACGTCATGATGAGTTACAGGCTACCAAGTTAGATGAAATTGCATATTTGTTAGAAATTGATGAGCTTGAAAAGGGTAAAGGGGCAAATCAAATTGGTACTTTAAAACGAGCTGGGGATACCCGTTGGAGCTCCCATTTCTCTTCTATTTGTAGCTTGATCAATATGTATGATGCAACTTGTTTAGTTCTAGAAAAAATTACTGTTGATGGATCTACTTATTCACAACGTGGTGATGCTGATAATGCTTACAAAAGCTTGACCTCATTTGAGTTTATACTGATCTTGTATTTGATGAGAGAAATTATGGGGACAACAGATGTTCTTTGTCAAGCATTACAACAACAATCTCAGGATATAGTTAATGTTATGCGTCTAGTTTGTTCTACAAAAGGACTTATTCAAAACTTGAGAGAAAATGGTTGggataagttattaaaaaatgtgacttctttttgtgaaaaacatgatATTGAGGTGCCTAATTTTGGGGCTTCTTATGTAGCAAGGCAAGGACGCTCTCGTCACCAAAAGGATCATATTACAATGGAgcattattttaaagttgaaatatTCTTTGTTACCATTGATAAGCAATTACAAGAGTTAAATAGTAGATTTAATGACCAAGCAATGGAGTTATTAATTCTAAGCTCTGCTTTGGATCCTAAGGATGCTTATAAAgcttttaatattgataaaatttgcaCTCTTGTGGAAAAATATTATCCCATGGATTTCAATGAGCAAGAgaagattaatttgaattttcaacttcaacatttcattattgatgctcgtcaagattcaaatttgaagaatttatcaacaatgcaagagttatgtacatgtttggcaacaacaaaaaagtctGAAGTTTACTACTTGATAGATAGATTACTTCGTCTTATCATGACTCTTCCAGATTCTACAGCTACAACTGAAAGATCTTTTTctgcaatgaaaataatcaagaacaagttgagaaataagatggaggctgaatttttagcaagcactatgataatctatattgaaaGGGATATTGCAACTAGCTTCAGCtctaattcaattattgaagattttaagtcattgaaagaGCGTAAAGGAGCACTCTGA